A region from the Acyrthosiphon pisum isolate AL4f chromosome A1, pea_aphid_22Mar2018_4r6ur, whole genome shotgun sequence genome encodes:
- the LOC100144888 gene encoding vacuolar ATP synthase subunit G-like protein (The RefSeq protein has 2 substitutions compared to this genomic sequence) produces the protein MASQTQGIQQLLAAEKRAAEKVAEAKKRKARRLKQAKEEAQDEIEKYRQEREKQFKEFEIKHMGSREDVAARIDADTKIKIEEMNKAVIVNKQAVIDQILELVYDIKPELHKNFKATANKE, from the exons ATGGCCAGCCGAACTCAAGGAATCCAACTACTGTTGGCTGCCGAAAAGAGGGCTGCGGAAAAAGTAGCCGAAGCCAAGAAAC GTAAAGCAAGACGTTTAAAGCAGGCCAAAGAAGAAGCTCAagatgaaattgaaaaatacagaCAAGAAAGGGAAAAACAGTTCAAGGAATttgaaattaaa CATATGGGTTCTCGCGAAGATGTTGCTGCAAGAATAGATGCTGACACTAAAATAAAGATTGAAGAGATGAATAAGGCCGTAATTGTTAACAAGCAGGCAGTCATTGATCAAATTCTTGAACTGGTTTATGACATTAAACCAGAGCTGCACAAAAATTTCAAAGCTACAGCTAACAAAGAATGA